In the genome of Saccharomonospora viridis DSM 43017, one region contains:
- a CDS encoding ATP-dependent Clp protease adaptor ClpS has translation MTERTARGRWHVDLHHDDVNRYPGMAFVLRHVCGLDKETGVALADEAQRHGTARVLSCDTRDDAERIVAEIQLLGVRATVSVASEDAG, from the coding sequence GTGACTGAGCGCACCGCACGTGGGAGATGGCATGTCGATCTCCACCACGACGACGTGAACCGCTATCCCGGCATGGCGTTCGTGTTGCGACACGTGTGCGGTCTGGATAAGGAGACGGGAGTCGCGTTGGCCGACGAGGCGCAGCGCCACGGGACGGCCCGGGTGCTCTCCTGCGACACCCGCGACGACGCCGAGCGGATCGTGGCGGAGATCCAGTTGCTCGGTGTGCGGGCCACTGTGAGCGTGGCCTCTGAAGACGCCGGTTGA
- a CDS encoding P1 family peptidase: MATGEYNAITDVPGVLVGQYERTEDGWLCGATVVLPPEGTVGAVDQRGGAPGTRETDLLLPENLVSTVDAVCLAGGSAFGLAAADGVMRWLEERQRGLPVGAEPSQVVPIVPAAVIFDLPRGEWGRRPDAAFGYAACEAATDGSVAQGTVGAGAGAQAGSLKGGVGSASEQVDGFVVGALAVVNAAGEVVRPDTGEPYAVEYEHGGEFGVTRWPRRPGEFPSAGTGTADKRLNTTIGVVAVDAALSKAQCRRLAVAAQDGLAWAVRPSHTMFDGDTVFALATGRKELPKGQGPVGEADAATALDRLCAAASRVFARAMVRGVLAATGVPGLPAYSDVWPEVVVRD; encoded by the coding sequence GTGGCGACAGGCGAGTACAACGCGATCACGGATGTGCCCGGCGTCCTGGTGGGCCAGTACGAACGCACGGAGGACGGCTGGCTGTGCGGTGCCACGGTGGTGCTGCCGCCCGAGGGAACCGTGGGCGCGGTGGATCAGCGGGGCGGGGCTCCGGGGACACGCGAGACGGACCTACTGCTGCCGGAGAACCTGGTGAGCACGGTGGACGCCGTGTGTCTGGCGGGTGGTAGCGCGTTCGGTCTCGCCGCGGCCGACGGGGTGATGCGCTGGCTGGAGGAGCGGCAGCGCGGATTGCCCGTGGGAGCGGAGCCGTCGCAGGTGGTGCCGATCGTGCCCGCGGCCGTCATCTTCGATCTGCCCCGAGGGGAATGGGGCCGTCGGCCGGATGCCGCGTTCGGGTACGCGGCGTGCGAGGCGGCCACGGACGGTTCCGTCGCCCAGGGCACGGTGGGTGCGGGTGCGGGTGCGCAGGCCGGTTCGCTGAAGGGTGGTGTCGGCTCCGCCAGCGAGCAGGTCGACGGTTTCGTGGTGGGGGCGCTGGCCGTGGTGAACGCGGCCGGTGAGGTCGTACGCCCCGACACCGGGGAGCCGTACGCCGTGGAGTACGAGCACGGCGGTGAGTTCGGGGTCACGCGTTGGCCTCGTCGGCCGGGGGAGTTCCCCTCCGCGGGGACGGGCACCGCGGACAAGCGGTTGAACACGACGATCGGTGTGGTGGCGGTCGACGCCGCGTTGTCGAAGGCGCAGTGTCGACGGTTGGCCGTGGCAGCGCAGGACGGTCTCGCGTGGGCCGTGCGGCCTTCGCACACGATGTTCGACGGTGACACCGTGTTCGCCCTCGCGACGGGACGGAAGGAGTTGCCGAAGGGGCAGGGCCCCGTCGGGGAGGCGGACGCGGCGACGGCGCTCGACCGCCTGTGTGCCGCGGCGTCGCGGGTGTTCGCTCGCGCGATGGTGCGCGGTGTGCTGGCCGCGACGGGGGTTCCGGGTCTGCCCGCCTATTCCGACGTGTGGCCGGAGGTGGTCGTCCGTGACTGA
- a CDS encoding DUF2017 domain-containing protein, translated as MREWRRKGGKVVGGFEQQEAAVLRGLVSQVEDMLKARAEEAPQDELAELTGIRTGPSKGPDDPVLGRLLPDFHKIDPDTPSKETLDSAAALRSLYEPEVLDAKIGVAEVVLQTLPPGGGEVRLTYEQADAWLSALNDVRLALGTALDVTEDVPDELPPDDPRAPHLGVYHWLTWVQDTLVQALTG; from the coding sequence GTGAGGGAATGGCGCCGCAAAGGCGGCAAGGTGGTCGGCGGGTTCGAGCAACAGGAGGCGGCCGTGCTGCGCGGCCTGGTGAGCCAGGTCGAGGACATGTTGAAGGCGCGCGCGGAGGAGGCCCCGCAGGACGAGCTCGCCGAGCTGACGGGCATCCGTACGGGCCCCTCGAAGGGACCCGACGATCCGGTGCTGGGACGGTTGTTGCCGGACTTCCACAAGATCGACCCGGACACGCCGTCCAAGGAGACCCTGGACTCGGCCGCCGCACTGCGTTCGCTGTACGAGCCGGAGGTGCTGGACGCGAAGATCGGTGTGGCCGAGGTGGTGTTGCAGACACTCCCGCCGGGCGGCGGTGAGGTGCGGCTGACGTACGAACAGGCCGATGCCTGGTTGTCGGCGTTGAACGATGTGCGGCTGGCCCTGGGCACGGCGCTGGACGTCACCGAGGACGTGCCCGATGAGCTTCCGCCGGACGATCCCCGTGCCCCGCACCTGGGGGTGTACCACTGGCTGACGTGGGTGCAGGACACCCTCGTGCAGGCTCTCACCGGTTGA
- the clpS gene encoding ATP-dependent Clp protease adapter ClpS — protein sequence MTTPVEAEEALGADVGSEDRPWQTIVWNDPVNLMSYVTYVFQKIFGYSKEHATKLMLDVHHKGRAVVSSGTKEKVEGDVAKLHAAGLWATMEQP from the coding sequence ATGACCACACCCGTCGAGGCCGAAGAAGCACTCGGTGCCGATGTGGGCTCCGAGGACCGACCGTGGCAGACGATTGTGTGGAACGACCCGGTCAACCTCATGTCCTACGTGACGTACGTGTTCCAGAAGATCTTCGGATACAGCAAGGAACATGCGACGAAGCTGATGCTCGACGTCCATCACAAGGGGAGGGCCGTCGTGTCGTCCGGGACCAAGGAGAAGGTGGAAGGCGACGTCGCGAAGCTCCACGCGGCGGGCCTGTGGGCAACGATGGAACAGCCGTGA
- a CDS encoding nicotinate phosphoribosyltransferase, with protein MSSSASGSSTSTALLTDHYELTMLASALRDGTAERECVFEVFARRLPAGRRYGVVAGTQRILDAIADFRFTDAELAQLEQTAVVDSATLDWLADYRFTGDIDGYPEGELYFPGSPVLTVRGTFAESVLLETLVLSILNYDSAVASAAARMSAAANGRPIIEMGGRRAHEYAAVAAARAAYLAGFATTSNLEAGRRYGIPTRGTVAHAFILLHDTEEAAFRAQIEKMGTDTTLLVDTYDITRGIETAVRVAGPELGAIRIDSGDLGVLARQAREQLDALGAKDTRIVVSGDLDEHAIAALRAEPVDAYGVGTSVVTGSGAPTAGMVYKLVEVNGRPVAKRSEHKASRGGRKAALRRHKPTGTALEEIVYPVNNPPEPEEHDKQLQIPLMRAGQPVDDLPTLEDARQRLRHGLVSLPWEGLKLSSGDPAIPTTFL; from the coding sequence ATGTCCTCCTCGGCGAGCGGGAGCAGCACCAGCACCGCGCTGCTCACCGACCATTACGAACTCACGATGCTGGCCAGCGCGCTCCGCGACGGGACGGCCGAACGCGAGTGCGTGTTCGAGGTGTTCGCACGGAGGCTGCCCGCCGGTCGGCGATACGGTGTGGTCGCGGGCACTCAGCGGATCCTCGACGCCATCGCCGACTTCCGCTTCACCGACGCCGAACTGGCCCAACTGGAGCAGACGGCCGTCGTCGACTCCGCCACGCTCGACTGGCTCGCCGACTACCGCTTCACCGGTGACATCGACGGTTACCCCGAAGGTGAGCTGTACTTCCCCGGCTCCCCCGTCCTCACCGTGCGCGGCACCTTCGCCGAGAGCGTGCTGCTGGAGACCCTGGTGCTGTCGATCCTCAACTACGACAGCGCCGTCGCCTCCGCCGCCGCGCGGATGTCGGCCGCGGCCAACGGGCGCCCCATCATCGAGATGGGTGGCCGCCGTGCCCACGAATACGCCGCCGTCGCCGCCGCCCGCGCCGCCTACCTCGCCGGATTCGCCACCACCTCGAATCTCGAAGCGGGCCGCCGCTACGGCATCCCCACACGCGGCACCGTCGCGCACGCGTTCATCCTGCTGCACGACACCGAGGAAGCCGCGTTCCGCGCCCAGATCGAGAAGATGGGCACCGACACCACCCTGCTGGTGGACACCTACGACATCACCCGCGGTATCGAGACCGCCGTGCGCGTCGCCGGCCCGGAGCTCGGCGCCATCCGCATCGACTCCGGCGACCTCGGTGTCCTCGCCCGCCAGGCCAGGGAGCAACTCGACGCGCTCGGGGCCAAGGACACCCGCATCGTCGTCTCCGGTGACCTCGACGAACACGCCATCGCCGCGTTGCGCGCGGAGCCCGTGGACGCGTACGGCGTCGGCACTTCCGTGGTCACCGGCTCCGGTGCCCCCACCGCGGGCATGGTCTACAAACTGGTCGAGGTGAACGGCAGGCCCGTGGCCAAACGCAGCGAGCACAAGGCCTCCCGCGGGGGCCGCAAGGCCGCGCTGCGTCGCCACAAACCGACCGGGACGGCACTGGAGGAGATCGTCTACCCGGTCAACAACCCACCTGAGCCCGAGGAACACGACAAGCAGCTGCAGATTCCGCTGATGCGTGCTGGACAACCGGTGGACGACCTGCCCACCCTGGAAGACGCAAGGCAGCGGCTGCGGCACGGGCTGGTGAGCCTTCCGTGGGAAGGACTGAAGTTGTCGAGCGGCGACCCCGCCATCCCCACGACCTTCTTGTAG
- a CDS encoding nicotinamidase, protein MATALIVVDVQNDFCEGGALAVAGGTEVAEAVSTYLRRGASDSGTTYDHVVATRDYHIDPGEHFSDNPDFVRSWPRHCVADTPGASFHPRLDITPITAVFSKGHYSHGYSGFEGKTDTGEQLVDWLTDRNVTKVDVVGIATDHCVRATALDAKRHGLEVRVLADLTAGVSKSTVDKALSELREAGVTVVGTPKVAS, encoded by the coding sequence ATGGCTACCGCGCTGATCGTGGTGGATGTGCAAAACGACTTCTGTGAGGGAGGCGCGCTCGCGGTCGCCGGAGGGACCGAGGTGGCCGAGGCCGTCTCGACGTATCTGCGGCGCGGCGCTTCCGACTCCGGCACCACGTACGACCACGTCGTCGCCACGCGTGACTACCACATCGACCCGGGTGAGCACTTCAGCGACAACCCCGACTTCGTGCGCTCGTGGCCGCGGCACTGCGTCGCCGACACACCGGGCGCGAGTTTCCACCCCCGGTTGGACATCACCCCCATCACGGCGGTGTTCTCCAAGGGGCATTACAGCCACGGTTACTCCGGTTTCGAGGGCAAGACCGACACGGGTGAGCAACTTGTCGACTGGCTGACCGACCGGAACGTGACGAAGGTGGACGTCGTCGGCATCGCCACCGACCACTGCGTGCGGGCCACCGCGCTCGACGCCAAGCGGCACGGCCTCGAGGTCCGGGTCCTCGCCGATCTCACGGCGGGCGTTTCGAAGTCCACAGTGGACAAGGCACTGAGCGAGTTGCGCGAAGCGGGCGTGACCGTGGTCGGGACTCCGAAGGTAGCTTCGTGA
- a CDS encoding sugar kinase — protein MSGTGLLTFGEALAVFSTQSGKLRHARTVDVGIAGSEAMVAIGVARLGAPAAWAGRLGADEPGAMVLLRLREEGVDTSAVRTDRQAPTGLMLKDFRNADVTRAAYYRNGSAGTRLCPEDIPEDRIRSAGVLHLSGLTPGLSDSAAKAAFAAAEVANDEGVPVSLDIDYSHALWYPEDAADILYDLVSLCDIVFAGDDAARLLGLDGDPQELAAGLAELGPEQVIVELGPRGAVAELHGSRYDVPHYPVRSVDTDGADDAFVAGYLAEFLAGASPDRRLRTAAACRAFALTVPGESTGLPDREELKTLTRTR, from the coding sequence GTGAGCGGTACGGGACTGCTGACCTTCGGCGAGGCGCTCGCGGTGTTCAGCACGCAGTCGGGGAAGCTGCGGCACGCGAGGACGGTCGACGTGGGTATCGCAGGGTCCGAGGCCATGGTCGCCATCGGTGTGGCCAGGCTGGGCGCACCCGCGGCTTGGGCCGGTCGGCTCGGTGCCGACGAGCCGGGCGCGATGGTGCTGCTACGACTGCGCGAAGAGGGGGTGGACACCTCGGCGGTGCGCACGGACCGGCAAGCCCCCACCGGCCTGATGCTCAAGGATTTCCGCAACGCGGACGTCACTCGGGCGGCCTACTACCGCAACGGCAGCGCGGGGACCCGGCTGTGCCCGGAGGACATCCCCGAGGACCGCATCCGCTCGGCCGGGGTGTTGCACCTCAGCGGCCTCACCCCCGGCCTCTCCGACTCGGCGGCCAAAGCCGCGTTCGCCGCGGCCGAGGTGGCCAACGACGAGGGCGTCCCCGTGTCCCTGGACATCGACTACAGCCACGCCCTCTGGTATCCGGAGGACGCCGCGGACATCCTCTACGACCTCGTGTCACTGTGCGACATCGTGTTCGCCGGGGACGATGCGGCCCGGCTTCTGGGACTCGACGGTGATCCGCAGGAACTCGCCGCGGGTCTGGCCGAACTGGGACCGGAACAGGTGATCGTGGAACTGGGCCCGCGTGGCGCGGTGGCCGAACTGCACGGTTCCCGGTACGACGTGCCGCACTATCCCGTGCGGTCGGTGGACACGGACGGCGCCGACGACGCCTTCGTCGCGGGCTACCTCGCCGAGTTCTTGGCCGGGGCGTCACCGGATCGGAGGCTGCGTACGGCCGCCGCATGCCGCGCCTTCGCCCTCACCGTCCCGGGCGAGTCCACGGGTCTTCCGGACCGCGAGGAACTGAAGACCCTCACCCGCACCCGCTGA
- a CDS encoding ATP-dependent DNA helicase: protein MTDVPSELPSVRELLSHAVEAVGGTEREGQLRMADAVDHAIRTGEHLAVQAGTGTGKSLAYLVPAIRHAVACDTTVVVSTATIALQRQLVDRDLPRLAKALKKPLGVEPTFAILKGRRNYLCLYRVHNGVEDDPEDTALFDPFAVSRLGREVKRLHQWSSDTETGDRDELVPGVSEQAWRQVSVTAKECLGATRCPVGDDCFAELARAEASRANIVVTNHALLAIDALQDYQVLPEHDVTIIDEAHELVDRVTSTATADLSPAMVSTAARRCGRLVDADIADRLLETGEGLSLMLEDVPAGRLDVLPDALGGALAAVRDAAHACITALGSDRREDPEEAAKRKLARSALDDVHDTAVRLLEAFEDELSERRDVVWCSGGRHTASPRPPALHIAPLSVGGLLRERVFGTSTTVLTSATLALGGTFDTLARQWGLPPVSQPTEQAQGAATEKPPPSDVDPGPRWRGLDVGSPFDYRRNGILYIAGHLPRPGRDGLSQAALDEIAELIDAAGGRTLGLFSSMRAAKQATEELRDRVAHPILCQGEDSTSLLVNKFAEDPRTCLFGTLSLWQGVDVPGPSLSLVIVDRLPFPRPDDPVASARQRAVEARGGNGFLTVAATHAALLLAQGVGRLHRASSDKGVVAVLDSRLATARYGGFIRASLPPLWPTQRADVVRDALRRLDAAAPA, encoded by the coding sequence GTGACCGATGTCCCTTCGGAACTGCCCAGTGTCCGCGAACTCCTCTCCCACGCCGTCGAAGCGGTGGGCGGTACCGAACGTGAAGGCCAGCTACGCATGGCCGACGCCGTGGACCACGCCATCCGCACGGGCGAACACCTCGCCGTGCAGGCGGGTACGGGTACGGGGAAGTCGCTCGCCTACCTGGTTCCGGCGATCCGTCATGCCGTGGCCTGCGACACCACCGTGGTGGTCTCGACGGCGACGATCGCACTACAGCGCCAGCTGGTCGACCGTGACCTCCCCCGGCTGGCCAAGGCGCTGAAGAAACCACTCGGCGTGGAACCGACGTTCGCGATCCTCAAAGGCAGACGCAACTACCTGTGCCTGTATCGCGTGCACAACGGGGTCGAGGACGACCCCGAGGACACCGCCCTGTTCGATCCGTTCGCCGTCTCCCGTCTGGGCCGCGAGGTCAAGCGACTCCACCAGTGGTCGTCCGACACCGAAACGGGTGATCGCGACGAGCTGGTCCCCGGTGTCTCCGAACAGGCGTGGCGGCAGGTGTCGGTGACCGCGAAGGAGTGTCTCGGCGCGACTCGCTGTCCCGTCGGTGACGACTGCTTCGCCGAACTCGCCCGCGCGGAGGCGAGCAGAGCCAACATCGTGGTCACCAACCACGCGCTCCTGGCCATCGACGCGCTGCAGGACTACCAGGTGCTGCCCGAACACGACGTCACGATCATCGACGAGGCCCACGAACTGGTGGACCGCGTGACGTCGACGGCCACGGCCGACCTGTCACCCGCCATGGTGTCGACGGCGGCACGCCGGTGCGGCAGGCTCGTCGACGCCGACATCGCCGACCGGCTGCTGGAAACCGGTGAGGGCCTGTCGCTGATGTTGGAGGACGTGCCGGCGGGTCGACTCGATGTCCTGCCGGACGCTCTGGGTGGCGCGCTCGCGGCCGTGCGCGACGCGGCGCACGCCTGTATCACCGCGCTCGGCTCCGACCGCAGGGAGGACCCCGAGGAGGCCGCCAAGCGTAAACTCGCCCGCTCCGCGCTCGACGACGTGCACGACACCGCCGTCCGGTTGTTGGAGGCGTTCGAGGACGAGCTCTCCGAACGCCGTGACGTGGTGTGGTGTTCGGGTGGCCGGCACACGGCGTCCCCGAGGCCGCCCGCCCTGCACATCGCGCCGCTGAGTGTCGGGGGTCTGCTGCGTGAACGCGTCTTCGGCACGAGCACGACGGTGCTCACCTCGGCGACACTCGCGCTCGGCGGCACGTTCGACACACTGGCCCGGCAGTGGGGGCTGCCGCCGGTTTCACAACCCACCGAACAGGCACAGGGCGCCGCCACGGAGAAACCACCACCGTCGGACGTCGACCCCGGGCCACGCTGGCGCGGATTGGACGTCGGATCGCCGTTCGACTACCGCCGCAACGGCATCCTCTACATCGCGGGGCATCTGCCCCGACCGGGCCGCGACGGACTCAGCCAGGCCGCCTTGGACGAGATCGCGGAGCTGATCGACGCGGCGGGCGGTCGCACCCTCGGATTGTTCTCGTCCATGCGGGCCGCCAAGCAGGCCACCGAGGAGCTGCGCGACCGGGTCGCACATCCGATCCTGTGCCAGGGGGAGGACTCCACCTCGCTGCTGGTCAACAAGTTCGCCGAAGACCCTCGAACGTGTCTGTTCGGCACTTTGTCGCTGTGGCAGGGTGTGGACGTCCCGGGGCCCTCGCTGTCGCTCGTCATCGTGGACCGGCTGCCGTTCCCCCGACCCGATGATCCGGTGGCCTCGGCACGACAGCGCGCGGTGGAGGCACGCGGCGGCAACGGCTTCCTCACCGTCGCCGCCACCCACGCCGCACTGCTGTTGGCCCAGGGCGTGGGCAGACTGCATCGCGCCAGCAGCGACAAGGGCGTGGTGGCGGTGCTGGATTCCAGGCTTGCCACGGCCCGGTACGGCGGATTCATCCGGGCTTCACTGCCCCCGTTGTGGCCGACGCAACGGGCCGACGTCGTCCGCGACGCACTGCGCAGACTCGACGCCGCGGCCCCGGCCTGA
- a CDS encoding peptidyl-tRNA hydrolase — translation MTIADGPHEPVLAPVAARYAWWLGLPAHRTAERDVPPEQVWAMPVVLRMEKTRPPSRTSLLEAAASAALAVCLDDEARPGGAWYEPLYTWTSGHIRKVARRARGAHWEAVQRLPGVTVDVAGAQARALVPCRVGDLPREVARLQISGSDLPADDPGPPPDDRPVLLLNPRVAMSAGKAAAQVGHATMLLAALLDTPDLTVWAMRDYRCAVRVADQDFWDEGVAAVSDPQRAWGEHGLVAVRDAGFTEVEPGTVTVLARWSRS, via the coding sequence ATGACGATCGCCGACGGTCCCCACGAACCCGTCCTGGCCCCTGTGGCCGCGCGTTACGCGTGGTGGCTGGGACTGCCCGCCCATCGCACCGCGGAGCGGGACGTGCCGCCCGAACAGGTGTGGGCGATGCCGGTGGTGTTACGCATGGAGAAGACGCGGCCGCCGTCGCGGACGTCGTTGTTGGAGGCCGCTGCCAGCGCTGCTCTCGCCGTATGCCTCGACGACGAGGCTCGTCCCGGTGGTGCCTGGTACGAACCGCTGTACACCTGGACCTCGGGCCACATCCGTAAGGTGGCGCGCCGGGCGCGGGGCGCGCATTGGGAGGCGGTGCAGCGGCTGCCGGGGGTGACCGTCGACGTGGCCGGTGCGCAGGCCAGGGCGCTGGTGCCCTGTCGGGTCGGTGACCTTCCCCGGGAAGTCGCGCGGCTGCAGATCTCCGGTAGTGACCTCCCCGCTGACGATCCGGGGCCACCCCCGGACGACCGGCCGGTGCTGTTGCTCAACCCCCGGGTCGCGATGTCGGCGGGTAAGGCGGCCGCGCAGGTCGGGCACGCCACGATGTTGCTCGCGGCGTTGCTGGACACCCCGGACCTCACCGTATGGGCGATGCGGGACTACCGGTGCGCGGTGCGGGTCGCTGATCAGGACTTCTGGGACGAGGGTGTCGCCGCGGTGTCGGACCCACAGCGGGCGTGGGGCGAACACGGTTTGGTGGCCGTCCGCGATGCCGGTTTCACCGAGGTCGAGCCGGGCACCGTCACCGTGTTGGCCCGCTGGTCCCGATCCTGA
- the serB gene encoding phosphoserine phosphatase SerB, producing MSPTPVLITTTGPDKPGVSSVLFAALTQQGVEVLDIEQVVIRGQLVLGVLVTVEDDPEGLQETVEQAMATVSMNVDVRIGSAIGSDPFAPSRRGSTHVLVLLGRPVTARAFTQVARRLAEVGANIDTIRSIADYPVTGLELYVSVAEDTPEADSELRTMLADVGARGGLDVSIERAGLSRRAKRLVVFDVDSTLIQGEVIEMLAAHAGVEPEVRKITDAAMRGELNFSESLIRRVSLLEGLPESVLDEVAEQIELTPGARTTVRTLKRLGFRCGVVSGGFTRIIDGLVTELGLDFAVANELEVVDGKLTGRIVGDIVDRAAKAETLKRYAAGYGIPLAQCVAVGDGANDIDMLTAAGMGIAFNAKPALREVADAALSYPYLDAVLFMLGVTRAEVEAADIADGLPLVRP from the coding sequence GTGAGCCCCACCCCCGTCCTGATCACCACGACGGGGCCGGACAAGCCCGGTGTGTCCTCGGTGTTGTTCGCGGCCCTGACCCAGCAAGGTGTCGAGGTCCTCGACATCGAACAGGTCGTGATCCGCGGGCAGCTCGTCCTCGGCGTGCTCGTGACCGTCGAAGACGATCCGGAGGGCCTGCAGGAAACGGTCGAGCAGGCCATGGCCACGGTGTCGATGAACGTGGACGTGCGAATCGGGTCGGCGATCGGTTCCGACCCGTTCGCACCCTCCCGACGCGGTTCGACACACGTGTTGGTACTGCTCGGCAGGCCGGTCACGGCCCGCGCGTTCACCCAGGTGGCGCGCAGGCTCGCGGAGGTCGGCGCGAACATCGACACGATCCGGAGCATCGCCGACTATCCGGTGACCGGCCTCGAGCTCTACGTCTCCGTCGCGGAGGACACCCCCGAGGCCGACAGCGAGCTGCGCACCATGCTCGCCGACGTGGGTGCGCGGGGCGGGCTGGACGTGTCGATCGAGCGCGCCGGATTGTCGCGGCGGGCCAAGCGCCTCGTGGTGTTCGACGTGGACTCGACCCTCATCCAGGGTGAGGTCATCGAGATGCTCGCCGCACACGCCGGGGTCGAGCCGGAGGTACGCAAGATCACCGACGCGGCCATGCGTGGCGAGCTGAACTTCAGCGAGTCCTTGATCCGCCGGGTGTCGTTGCTCGAAGGACTGCCGGAGTCGGTGCTCGACGAGGTGGCCGAACAGATCGAGCTCACGCCCGGTGCCCGCACCACGGTGCGCACGCTGAAACGCCTCGGTTTCCGTTGCGGTGTCGTCTCGGGCGGGTTCACCCGCATCATCGACGGCCTCGTCACCGAGCTGGGACTCGACTTCGCCGTCGCCAACGAGCTGGAAGTGGTGGACGGCAAACTCACCGGCCGGATCGTGGGTGACATCGTGGACAGGGCGGCCAAAGCCGAAACGCTCAAACGGTACGCCGCCGGATACGGCATTCCGCTCGCCCAGTGCGTGGCCGTGGGTGACGGTGCCAACGACATCGACATGCTCACCGCCGCGGGCATGGGCATCGCGTTCAACGCCAAACCCGCCCTGCGGGAGGTGGCCGACGCGGCCCTGTCGTACCCCTATCTCGACGCGGTGCTGTTCATGCTCGGTGTGACCCGCGCGGAGGTGGAGGCAGCCGACATCGCGGACGGGCTGCCGCTCGTTCGGCCATGA